Part of the Salinimonas iocasae genome, TTAAAAAGCCCGCCGATTTTACAGTGATAGGGGCGAAAAAAACGCGCCTGGATACACCAGACAAAACCGACGGTTCGGCCGTTTTTACCCTCGATCATTATCCGGAAAATCTAATGGTAGCGGTGGTTGCCAGGGCACCATATTTTAATGCAAAAGTGAAAAAGGTTAATGATACAAAGGCCCGTGAGATTAAGGGCGTTTTAGATATTCAGACTGTGCCGCAGGGAGTAGCCGTTTACGCAGAGGATACCTGGAGTGCGCTTCAGGCTAAAGCTGCCCTTGATATCGAATGGGACACCCGCGATGCAGAACAACGTTCCTCGGAACAAATTATTGCGGACTATCGTGAGCAGATGAAGCAAACGGGTTTTGAGGCGACCAAACGTGGTGATGTTCAGGGACTGGCTTCCCGGGATGACCTGGATGTCATTGAAGCTGAGTTCATATTCCCTTACCTGGCTCACGCACCAATGGAGACGCTGGATGCTGTGCTTCAGCAAAATGAAGATGGCAGTATTACTTGTTTTAACGGTGCGCAATTCCCCGGGCAGGACAAGCAGGCAATTTCTGAAATTACCGGAGTCTCTGCAGAAAATATCCATATGGAAATACAGCTGGCCGGCGGGAGTTTTGGCCGCAGAGCGCAATTCGGATCACCGTATATGCGCGAGGCAGCAGAGGTATTTAAAGCGTCTGGAATGAAGCGACCCATAAAGCATTTGCATACCCGCGAAGACGATATTCAGGGCGGCTTCTACCGACCGTTATTCATACACAAGATTAAAGGGTATCTGGACAAAGAGGGTGAAATCGTAGGCTGGGATCAGGTGATCGCCGGGCAACCACTAATGAAGAAAGACGAACTTGATGAGACCAGCGTCGAAGGTGCCTCTGATTTACCTTACAAAATCAAAAACCTGAATGTTTTCTCCCATAACACGACGGCAAAGGTACCTGTTTTGTGGTGGCGATCAGTAGGCCATACCCATACAGGCTTTGTAGTCGAGGCGTTTTTGGACGAGTTGTTACAAAAAGCCGGTAAAGATCCTATTGAGGGACGTCTGGCGCTGTTACCCGGCGATAGTCGCGAAGCCGGGGTTCTCAAAGCTGTTGCTAAACTCATTCAGGGTAAGCCCGTTGCAGAAGGCAGGCAGCGCGGTGTGGCCGTTCACAAAAGCTTTAGTACTTACGTTGCTGAAGTGGCAGATGTCTCTGTTACAGAAGAGGGTACCCCGCGGGTGCATGATGTTTACGTCGCCGTAGATTGTGGTGTTGCTGTTAATCCGGACACAATACGTGCACAAATGGAAGGTGGCGTCGGCTTCGGCTTAGGCGCGATACTGTTTGATGAAATCGAGCTAGGTGAGGGGGGTAAAGTAAAGCAGTCGAACTTTCATGATTATCGTAGTTTGCGCATCAATGAGATG contains:
- a CDS encoding xanthine dehydrogenase family protein molybdopterin-binding subunit; translated protein: MSTVENQSRRHFLAGSSLVIGFALAPKAMALSSKTKLAQGAKTEQQQLNAFVIVSPDNTVTVLSKHLEMGQGPYTGLTQLVAEELDADWSQMRATASPADDKIYANTVFGMQGTGGSTAIANSYEQFRRAGATAKAMLVAAAAARWQVPTNSLNVKGGVVSDPSSDRQATFGELAKDAAMLNPPSDVSLKKPADFTVIGAKKTRLDTPDKTDGSAVFTLDHYPENLMVAVVARAPYFNAKVKKVNDTKAREIKGVLDIQTVPQGVAVYAEDTWSALQAKAALDIEWDTRDAEQRSSEQIIADYREQMKQTGFEATKRGDVQGLASRDDLDVIEAEFIFPYLAHAPMETLDAVLQQNEDGSITCFNGAQFPGQDKQAISEITGVSAENIHMEIQLAGGSFGRRAQFGSPYMREAAEVFKASGMKRPIKHLHTREDDIQGGFYRPLFIHKIKGYLDKEGEIVGWDQVIAGQPLMKKDELDETSVEGASDLPYKIKNLNVFSHNTTAKVPVLWWRSVGHTHTGFVVEAFLDELLQKAGKDPIEGRLALLPGDSREAGVLKAVAKLIQGKPVAEGRQRGVAVHKSFSTYVAEVADVSVTEEGTPRVHDVYVAVDCGVAVNPDTIRAQMEGGVGFGLGAILFDEIELGEGGKVKQSNFHDYRSLRINEMPNVEVEIVTSSASPTGVGEPGVPPIGPAVANAWRRLTGKPVRRLPINRYEKA